From Plodia interpunctella isolate USDA-ARS_2022_Savannah chromosome 18, ilPloInte3.2, whole genome shotgun sequence, a single genomic window includes:
- the LOC128677867 gene encoding probable RNA-binding protein CG14230, which produces MSAHTRLFVGNLPDNTSEDVLRKAFSVYGEVTNLDIKSKPGGNDEKKFAFVTLSGTNYDIELCIKHFSTEVFNGSQLYVTRARESFLERLQRERQQTQLKEATKNNVNEVVSKKNPILKLSEKLNPRKRVNDDKVIVKHNVIPSKNFKAFDAKKTESSLPGVSDYYLKGNDKNKQDSDKKRMESMKKKCQEFKQKQMIIKSGLVGIDKVKNKKIVFSDTEHEIDVKQIFPNNENLNQNKKNNLFDEDDDSPDELSFEIKKHYEGKQGQKVLDLQSRYKSDKRFVLDERFVDEENLDEQCKQDEIQSPEDQEEEIAVGQTDEKLKQLNILQDVLGVAIKSHLTQPTEAKDNKKRAKLGMLRFDPSQPEHAKYLAPKEEMNQESLKKPKKKKMTEKSIKETDQQEQEENKVEVSKEQFYKVSDALKEAIAQPSTFSLRSLFGTSEPDEKEHNANYVPIKPSKEKKVKNPLEPGEKNPFVYDSSDSEEELESKETKTDEPILSTAETKSVWKENLFFSDIDNRLKDGLDFFSKDIQSEGPKERRELKSVMKKRIYNKERKNNMFQKKIGGRKKTMKKSYRKKS; this is translated from the exons ATGTCTGCTCACACGCGTTTATTTGTGGGTAATCTTCCTGACAACACGAGTGAAGATGTATTACGGAAAGCATTTTCAGTTTACGGAGAAGTAACTAATTTGGATATAAAAAGTAAGCCTGGAGGCAATGATGAGAAAAAATTTGCTTTTGTTACTTTATCGGGTACTAACTATGACATTgagttat GcatcaaacatttttcaacTGAAGTCTTCAATGGCAGTCAGTTGTATGTGACTCGAGCTAGAGAGAGTTTTTTGGAACGACTCCAAAGGGAAAGACAGCAAACACAACTAAAAGAAGCCACAAAG AATAATGTAAATGAAGTTGTTTCAAAGAAAAacccaattttaaaattaagtgaaAAATTGAATCCTCGTAAAAGAGTAAATGATGACAAAGTTATTGTAAAGCATAATGTCATACCCAGCAAGAACTTCAAAGCCTTTGATGCCAAAAAAACAGAATCATCTTTACCTGGTGTAagtgattattatttaaaaggtaatgataaaaacaaacaagacTCTGACAAGAAAAGAATGGAATCCATGAAAAAGAAGTGCCAGGAATTCAAACAGAAACAAATGATCATAAAATCTGGATTGGTTGGGATA gataaagtaaaaaacaaaaaaattgttttttctgATACAGAACATGAAATAGatgttaaacaaatttttcctaataatgaaaatttgaaccaaaataagaaaaacaatcTATTTGATGAAGATGATGATAGTCCAGATGAACtaagttttgaaataaaaaagcattATGAAGGGAAACAAGGCCAGAAG GTTTTAGATTTACAATCACGATACAAATCTGATAAACGTTTCGTCTTAGATGAGAGATTTGTGGATGAAGAAAATTTGGATGAGCAATGCAAACAAGATGAAATCCAGAGTCCAGAAGATCAGGAAGAAGAAATAGCAGTTGGTCAAACTGATGAGAAACTCAAACAACTCAATATTTTGCAAGATGTTCTTGGTGTAGCTATCAAATCCCACCTCACACAGCCAACTGAAGCCAAGGACAACAAAAAAAG AGCAAAACTAGGCATGCTACGGTTTGATCCTTCACAACCAGAACATGCTAAATATTTGGCACCAAAAGAGGAAATGAACCAAGAAAGTTTGAAAAAAcccaaaaagaaaaagatgacagaaaaatcaataaaagaaACAGACCAACAAGAACAAGAGGAAAATAAAGTTGAGGTTTCCAaagaacaattttataaagtgAGTGATGCTCTGAAAGAAGCTATTGCACAACCCTCGACATTCAGTCTCAGGAGTTTATTTGGTACAAGTGAACCTGATGAGAAAG AGCATAATGCAAATTATGTGCCAATAAAACCttcgaaagaaaaaaaagtgaaaaatccATTAGAACCTGGTGAAAAAAATCCATTTGTGTATGACTCATCAGACTCTGAGGAAGAATTAGAAAGTAAGGAAACAAAAACAGATGAACCAATATTATCAACTGCAGAAACTAAATCAGTGTGGaaagaaaacttatttttctcAGATATTGACAATAGGCTAAAGG atGGATTGGACTTCTTTAGTAAAGATATACAGAGTGAAGGACCCAAAGAGAGACGGGAGTTAAAATCAGTCATGAAAAAACGCATCTAtaacaaagaaagaaagaataacATGTTCCAAAAGAAAATTGGTGGGAGAAAGAAGACTATGAAGAAAAGTTACAGGAAAAAAAGTTAA
- the AIMP3 gene encoding uncharacterized protein AIMP3 isoform X1, whose amino-acid sequence MSACNVEAIKLVGKYLNSSVGSVCYNTDKVNFLSFFFAQNFPLPCFLKITITIALTAVLDKQNVEGFATIVLWLASKSGVQMSQEQLLNSYQWLEHISMYSNQAATNPTFAKSFLQDINKALEKNTYLTGQFLNVTDVAAYYVLYPLIERLSVTERESLLHVCRWSKHIQSQPQKLEPGSVKPLPKQMLPHELREANLDKPVIYHPQPFSYPGYPIIVYL is encoded by the exons atgAGTGCTTGCAATGTTGAAGCAATAAAATTGGTagggaaatatttaaattcatctGTTGGATCTGTTTGCTACAACACTGACaaggttaattttttgtcttttttttttgctcagAACTTTCCACTTCCttgctttttaaaaattacaataacaatt GCATTAACAGCAGTGCTAGATAAGCAAAATGTGGAAGGATTTGCTACTATTGTCCTATGGTTGGCTTCAAAGAGTGGGGTTCAAATGAGCCAAGAGCAATTACTAAATTCTTATCAATGGCTTGAACATATCTCTATGTATTCAAATCAGGCTGCAACAAACCCTACATTTGCCAAAAGTTTCCTACaa GATATTAACAAGGCCttagaaaaaaacacatatttgACTGGGCAATTTCTCAATGTTACAGATGTAGCAGCATATTATGTGTTATATCCATTAATA GAGCGTCTGTCTGTAACTGAGCGAGAGTCCCTACTTCATGTCTGCAGATGGTCAAAGCACATCCAATCACAGCCGCAG AAGTTGGAGCCTGGCAGTGTTAAGCCTTTGCCGAAACAGATGTTGCCACACGAACTCCGTGAAGCAAATTTAGACAAACCTGTCATATATCATCCACAACCATTTTCTTATCCTGGATATccaattattgtttatttatga
- the AIMP3 gene encoding eukaryotic translation elongation factor 1 epsilon-1 isoform X2 — MSACNVEAIKLVGKYLNSSVGSVCYNTDKVNFLSFFFAQNFPLPCFLKITITIALTAVLDKQNVEGFATIVLWLASKSGVQMSQEQLLNSYQWLEHISMYSNQAATNPTFAKSFLQDINKALEKNTYLTGQFLNVTDVAAYYVLYPLIERLSVTERESLLHVCRWSKHIQSQPQVCTSKPPLHLNTLTLSVLAPAVH; from the exons atgAGTGCTTGCAATGTTGAAGCAATAAAATTGGTagggaaatatttaaattcatctGTTGGATCTGTTTGCTACAACACTGACaaggttaattttttgtcttttttttttgctcagAACTTTCCACTTCCttgctttttaaaaattacaataacaatt GCATTAACAGCAGTGCTAGATAAGCAAAATGTGGAAGGATTTGCTACTATTGTCCTATGGTTGGCTTCAAAGAGTGGGGTTCAAATGAGCCAAGAGCAATTACTAAATTCTTATCAATGGCTTGAACATATCTCTATGTATTCAAATCAGGCTGCAACAAACCCTACATTTGCCAAAAGTTTCCTACaa GATATTAACAAGGCCttagaaaaaaacacatatttgACTGGGCAATTTCTCAATGTTACAGATGTAGCAGCATATTATGTGTTATATCCATTAATA GAGCGTCTGTCTGTAACTGAGCGAGAGTCCCTACTTCATGTCTGCAGATGGTCAAAGCACATCCAATCACAGCCGCAGGTGTGCACCAGCAAACCACCACTTCATCTAAATACTCTTACATTATCTGTATTGGCTCCTGCAGTGCATTAA
- the AIMP3 gene encoding eukaryotic translation elongation factor 1 epsilon-1 isoform X5, translating to MSQEQLLNSYQWLEHISMYSNQAATNPTFAKSFLQDINKALEKNTYLTGQFLNVTDVAAYYVLYPLIERLSVTERESLLHVCRWSKHIQSQPQKLEPGSVKPLPKQMLPHELREANLDKPVIYHPQPFSYPGYPIIVYL from the exons ATGAGCCAAGAGCAATTACTAAATTCTTATCAATGGCTTGAACATATCTCTATGTATTCAAATCAGGCTGCAACAAACCCTACATTTGCCAAAAGTTTCCTACaa GATATTAACAAGGCCttagaaaaaaacacatatttgACTGGGCAATTTCTCAATGTTACAGATGTAGCAGCATATTATGTGTTATATCCATTAATA GAGCGTCTGTCTGTAACTGAGCGAGAGTCCCTACTTCATGTCTGCAGATGGTCAAAGCACATCCAATCACAGCCGCAG AAGTTGGAGCCTGGCAGTGTTAAGCCTTTGCCGAAACAGATGTTGCCACACGAACTCCGTGAAGCAAATTTAGACAAACCTGTCATATATCATCCACAACCATTTTCTTATCCTGGATATccaattattgtttatttatga
- the AIMP3 gene encoding eukaryotic translation elongation factor 1 epsilon-1 isoform X3 has product MSACNVEAIKLVGKYLNSSVGSVCYNTDKALTAVLDKQNVEGFATIVLWLASKSGVQMSQEQLLNSYQWLEHISMYSNQAATNPTFAKSFLQDINKALEKNTYLTGQFLNVTDVAAYYVLYPLIERLSVTERESLLHVCRWSKHIQSQPQKLEPGSVKPLPKQMLPHELREANLDKPVIYHPQPFSYPGYPIIVYL; this is encoded by the exons atgAGTGCTTGCAATGTTGAAGCAATAAAATTGGTagggaaatatttaaattcatctGTTGGATCTGTTTGCTACAACACTGACaag GCATTAACAGCAGTGCTAGATAAGCAAAATGTGGAAGGATTTGCTACTATTGTCCTATGGTTGGCTTCAAAGAGTGGGGTTCAAATGAGCCAAGAGCAATTACTAAATTCTTATCAATGGCTTGAACATATCTCTATGTATTCAAATCAGGCTGCAACAAACCCTACATTTGCCAAAAGTTTCCTACaa GATATTAACAAGGCCttagaaaaaaacacatatttgACTGGGCAATTTCTCAATGTTACAGATGTAGCAGCATATTATGTGTTATATCCATTAATA GAGCGTCTGTCTGTAACTGAGCGAGAGTCCCTACTTCATGTCTGCAGATGGTCAAAGCACATCCAATCACAGCCGCAG AAGTTGGAGCCTGGCAGTGTTAAGCCTTTGCCGAAACAGATGTTGCCACACGAACTCCGTGAAGCAAATTTAGACAAACCTGTCATATATCATCCACAACCATTTTCTTATCCTGGATATccaattattgtttatttatga
- the LOC128677870 gene encoding solute carrier family 35 member F5 — translation MLTLCHDYFRVSALNKNSKDGPQFSRRKYFFGIFLLLLVVILWVLSSELTKYIYVEKTLDRPFLVTYIRSSLLFVYLLVLCFTPPTSDPCRPADYTQLLEPTTETDDENYFTESGNSLGDSTFVPVRAGETTDSDDAAPRAVRFNKVAEVRVMSAAMAGEALLARLSWQASVRASEYAQRRAAAAATRRHLRMAVIFSIPWFIANYLYRLSLKHSNAASTATYTSSSSAVALTLGAVFAQSPADRMTLSKRVSVFLTAMSLLFLGVADDQHNWKAISSALGAAICYAVHLLLLRQELKKGNGINYPLLVGLVGCACGCLAWVLGGILGAVGIEAAEVPPPKVWSWLLLDAAVGPLLMESLWLWGRSLTSRGTATGVLGAIPPLSACVELYRGAGAGADADAGAGGAWRGAGAALAGVAWLCAALDLPGCRRLGSGSIQAIRNIPDLEEQSEALICPDEPT, via the exons ATGTTGACTTTATGCCATGATTATTTTCGAGTATCTGCTTTAAATAAGAACAGTAAAGATGGTCCACAATTCAGCAGGAGAAAGTACTTTTTTGGCATATTCTTATTACTATTGGTTGTTATTTTGTGGGTGTTATCGTCGGAATTAACAAAG taTATTTATGTAGAGAAGACATTGGACAGACCATTCTTAGTAACTTATATACGTAGTTCACTGCTGTTTGTATATCTACTAGTGTTATGCTTCACACCACCCACCAGCGACCCCTGTAGGCCTGCTGATTACACA CAATTGTTAGAACCCACAACAGAAACGGATGATGAAAACTATTTCACAGAATCTGGGAACAGTTTG GGTGACTCAACATTTGTCCCAGTCCGTGCTGGAGAAACCACAGACAGTGATGATGCAGCCCCTAGAGCGGTGCGTTTCAATAAAGTAGCAGAG GTGCGTGTTATGTCAGCGGCAATGGCAGGCGAGGCGCTGCTGGCGCGGCTGTCGTGGCAAGCGTCGGTGCGCGCCTCGGAGTACGCGCAGCgacgcgccgccgccgccgccaccAGGCGACATCTCCGGATGGCTGTGATCTTCTCTATACCG tGGTTCATAGCCAACTACCTATACCGGCTGAGTTTGAAGCACAGCAACGCCGCGTCGACAGCTACCTACACGTCGTCGAGCAGTGCGGTCGCGTTGACGTTGGGCGCTGTGTTCGCGCAGTCGCCCGCCGACCGCATGACGCTCTCCAAGCGCGTCTCCGTGTTCTTGACCGCAATGAGCCTG ttatttttagGTGTAGCAGATGATCAACATAACTGGAAGGCAATTTCCTCCGCTTTAGGCGCGGCGATATGTTACGCTGTACATCTCCTATTGCTCCGTCAGGAGCTGAAGAAGGGTAATGGGATCAATTATCCCTTACTTGTTG gTTTAGTGGGATGCGCGTGCGGCTGCCTAGCGTGGGTGCTGGGTGGAATACTGGGTGCGGTGGGGATCGAGGCGGCCGAGGTGCCGCCGCCGAAGGTGTGGAGCTGGCTGCTGCTGGACGCGGCTGTCGGGCCTTTGCTGATGGAATCGCTGTGGTTGTG GGGCCGATCGCTGACGTCGCGCGGGACGGCAACGGGCGTGCTGGGCGCGATCCCGCCGCTGTCGGCGTGCGTGGAGCTGTACCGGGgcgcgggggcgggggcggacGCGGACGCGGGGGCGGGGGGGGCGTggcgcggcgcgggcgcggcgctGGCCGGCGTCGCCTGGCTCTGCGCCGCGCTCGACCTGCCCGGCTGCCGCAGGCTCGGCTCCGGCTCCATACA AGCAATAAGGAACATCCCAGATCTGGAAGAGCAGTCAGAAGCGCTGATATGTCCAGACGAGCCGACGTAG
- the AIMP3 gene encoding eukaryotic translation elongation factor 1 epsilon-1 isoform X4 gives MSACNVEAIKLVGKYLNSSVGSVCYNTDKALTAVLDKQNVEGFATIVLWLASKSGVQMSQEQLLNSYQWLEHISMYSNQAATNPTFAKSFLQDINKALEKNTYLTGQFLNVTDVAAYYVLYPLIERLSVTERESLLHVCRWSKHIQSQPQVCTSKPPLHLNTLTLSVLAPAVH, from the exons atgAGTGCTTGCAATGTTGAAGCAATAAAATTGGTagggaaatatttaaattcatctGTTGGATCTGTTTGCTACAACACTGACaag GCATTAACAGCAGTGCTAGATAAGCAAAATGTGGAAGGATTTGCTACTATTGTCCTATGGTTGGCTTCAAAGAGTGGGGTTCAAATGAGCCAAGAGCAATTACTAAATTCTTATCAATGGCTTGAACATATCTCTATGTATTCAAATCAGGCTGCAACAAACCCTACATTTGCCAAAAGTTTCCTACaa GATATTAACAAGGCCttagaaaaaaacacatatttgACTGGGCAATTTCTCAATGTTACAGATGTAGCAGCATATTATGTGTTATATCCATTAATA GAGCGTCTGTCTGTAACTGAGCGAGAGTCCCTACTTCATGTCTGCAGATGGTCAAAGCACATCCAATCACAGCCGCAGGTGTGCACCAGCAAACCACCACTTCATCTAAATACTCTTACATTATCTGTATTGGCTCCTGCAGTGCATTAA
- the mRpS9 gene encoding small ribosomal subunit protein uS9m, which yields MALVVNLGIKSILPFAKCYMRSAFTYSICRSSTKVTTSSDNVLNNLTDWETLNKKKKISKAMKAYLERAREHDEFMKKQEMEYTIGKRHLANMMGEDPENFTQKDVDRAIEYLFPSGIYDPAARPLMKPPEEIFPARKAAEFDDAGRPHHFLFYTGKPNFFKLLYDAVENIQDSMNFQDKVIRKKATPDPNQSLSLGSSSWLTKEQLEQAIVESITDLEYDNFKVVMERIISLPHAYRHREFIEKFRKPLAAQKFALEIPKPNYDDQGRAFVTTYECLRKKARGDVTIRSPGTGKISINGKDITYFDDIQPREQVMFPLLFTNMQDRVDVECNIEGGGPSGQAGAIRWGIAWGLRSFVDNDMLEKMQVAGLLTRDHRRRERKKPGQPGARKKPTWKRR from the coding sequence ATGGCATTGGTTGTAAAtttagggataaaaagtatccttcCTTTTGCAAAATGTTATATGAGATCAGCGTTTACGTACAGTATCTGTAGATCAAGTACAAAAGTTACGACCTCGTCTGACAATGTTCTAAACAATCTAACAGATTGGGAAActctaaataaaaagaagaaaatcaGTAAAGCTATGAAAGCTTACTTAGAAAGAGCAAGAGAACATGACGAGTTTATGAAAAAGCAAGAAATGGAATACACTATTGGTAAAAGGCATCTGGCTAACATGATGGGCGAAGATCCTGAAAATTTCACACAGAAAGATGTGGATAGAGCCATTGAATATTTGTTTCCTAGTGGCATATACGACCCAGCTGCTCGCCCACTTATGAAACCACCAGAGGAAATATTCCCAGCTAGGAAAGCTGCAGAATTTGATGATGCAGGCAGACCACATCATTTTTTGTTCTACACAGGAAAgcctaatttttttaaactactcTATGATGCAGTTGAAAATATACAGGATTCAATGAACTTTCAAGATAAAGTTATAAGAAAGAAAGCAACACCAGATCCTAATCAATCACTGAGTTTGGGTAGTAGTTCATGGCTAACGAAAGAACAATTAGAGCAAGCAATTGTAGAGAGCATCACAGATTTagaatatgataattttaaagtagtgATGGAGAGAATTATATCACTACCACATGCATACAGGCACAGAGAATTCATTGAGAAATTTAGGAAGCCACTTGCGGCACAGAAGTTTGCTTTGGAAATTCCGAAACCTAATTATGATGACCAAGGCAGGGCTTTTGTAACTACATATGAATGCTTGAGAAAGAAAGCTAGAGGTGATGTAACTATTCGGTCCCCTGGAACTGGtaaaattagtataaatgGCAAGGACATAacctattttgatgatatACAACCAAGAGAACAAGTTATGTTTCCattactttttacaaatatgcAAGATCGTGTAGATGTGGAATGTAATATTGAGGGTGGTGGCCCCTCTGGTCAAGCTGGAGCAATCCGATGGGGAATTGCATGGGGGCTTCGCAGTTTTGTAGATAATGACATGTTGGAGAAGATGCAGGTGGCTGGGCTGCTGACTAGAGATCATAGACGACGTGAACGTAAGAAGCCTGGACAACCAGGAGCCAGGAAGAAGCCCACTTGGAAGAGGAGATAA